One genomic window of Streptomonospora nanhaiensis includes the following:
- the yczR gene encoding MocR-like transcription factor YczR — protein MVGERRINGHLLARLIGAAARERPYYLGVARAISGLVLDGRVPTYTRLPAERDLAAALGVSRNTVTAAYAWLRENGYLDSRQGAGSWTVLPDSGPGGGQLLPHTEHVDLGIAAPAAIDGLQQAARLAVDQLAAHVGGIGYNPRGLPELRHAIARRYVERGLPTAPEQICVTNGAQHAVALLLGLLADPGDTLLAESPSYPHALDAARRHGLQVRAAGVTPSGWDMDHVLDAFRRFRPRLAYLIPDFQNPTGALMDDEERAAVVAEARRADAALIVDESVAELAIDSGDQPAPTAAHDTDGRVYTVGSVAKTFWGGLRIGWVRTTPPMVERLAAARQRVDLSSSLMDQLTVTHLFADMLRVRAERSRQLARNRDALVAVLRERIPEWRCSRPSGGLVLWAGLPRPAATALREAGARHGVHLAPGPLFGADGTLEHYVRLSYTLPPEVLADGVERLARAWAETAARPGAPRHDLYV, from the coding sequence GTGGTCGGTGAACGACGGATCAATGGCCATCTACTGGCCCGCCTCATCGGGGCCGCCGCGCGCGAGCGGCCCTACTACCTGGGAGTGGCGCGCGCCATCAGCGGCCTCGTGCTCGACGGCCGGGTGCCCACCTACACCCGCCTGCCCGCCGAGCGCGACCTCGCGGCGGCGCTGGGAGTCAGCCGCAACACCGTCACCGCCGCCTACGCCTGGCTGCGCGAGAACGGCTACCTCGACAGCCGCCAGGGCGCCGGGAGCTGGACCGTGCTGCCCGACTCCGGACCGGGCGGCGGCCAGCTGCTGCCCCACACCGAGCACGTGGATTTGGGCATCGCCGCGCCCGCGGCCATCGACGGCCTCCAGCAGGCCGCCCGCCTGGCAGTGGACCAGCTCGCCGCCCACGTCGGCGGGATCGGCTACAACCCGCGCGGCCTGCCCGAACTGCGCCACGCCATCGCCCGGCGCTACGTCGAGCGCGGCCTGCCCACGGCACCCGAGCAGATCTGCGTGACCAACGGCGCCCAGCACGCCGTGGCGCTGCTGCTGGGACTGCTCGCCGACCCCGGCGACACCCTGCTCGCGGAGTCGCCCAGCTACCCCCACGCCCTGGACGCCGCCCGCCGCCACGGCCTCCAGGTGCGCGCCGCCGGGGTCACGCCCTCGGGCTGGGACATGGACCACGTCCTCGACGCGTTCCGCCGGTTCCGCCCCCGCCTGGCCTACCTGATCCCCGACTTCCAGAACCCCACCGGCGCCCTCATGGACGACGAGGAGCGCGCGGCCGTGGTCGCCGAGGCCCGCCGCGCCGACGCCGCGCTCATCGTGGACGAAAGCGTCGCCGAACTCGCCATCGACTCCGGCGACCAGCCCGCCCCCACCGCCGCGCACGACACCGACGGCCGGGTCTACACCGTGGGGTCGGTGGCCAAGACGTTCTGGGGCGGGCTGCGCATCGGCTGGGTGCGCACCACCCCGCCGATGGTGGAGCGGCTGGCGGCGGCCCGCCAGCGCGTGGACCTCTCCAGCTCGCTGATGGACCAGCTCACCGTCACCCACCTGTTCGCCGACATGCTGCGGGTGCGCGCCGAACGCAGCCGGCAGCTCGCCCGCAACCGCGACGCCCTGGTGGCGGTGCTGCGCGAGCGCATCCCCGAGTGGCGCTGCTCCCGCCCCTCCGGCGGCCTGGTGCTGTGGGCGGGCCTGCCGCGCCCGGCGGCCACCGCGCTGCGCGAGGCCGGCGCCCGCCACGGCGTGCACCTCGCGCCCGGGCCGCTGTTCGGCGCCGACGGCACGCTGGAGCACTACGTGCGGCTGTCCTACACCCTCCCGCCCGAGGTCCTGGCCGACGGGGTGGAGCGGCTGGCGCGGGCGTGGGCCGAGACCGCGGCCCGTCCCGGCGCCCCGCGCCACGACCTCTACGTCTAG
- the yczE gene encoding membrane protein YczE — MVGLHLYGLGCALLMAARLGSMPWDVLHQGLARITGLSVGTWMILVGGMVMLLWIPLRQRPGVGTLSNVLLVGVWTDLWLRWLPEPEALPLRCLMLALGILAIAGATALYIGARLGPGPRDGLMVGLAERTPFSLRLARTAIEVAVVAVGVLMGGTLGVGTLLFALVIGPLTQALMPLGAVPDPAPPRTGSPSAPAA, encoded by the coding sequence ATGGTGGGGCTGCACCTCTACGGCCTGGGCTGCGCCCTGCTGATGGCCGCCCGGCTGGGCTCGATGCCCTGGGACGTGCTCCACCAGGGGCTGGCCCGCATCACCGGGCTGTCGGTGGGCACCTGGATGATCCTGGTCGGCGGCATGGTGATGCTGCTGTGGATCCCGCTGCGCCAGCGCCCCGGCGTGGGCACGCTGTCCAACGTGCTGCTGGTGGGCGTGTGGACCGACCTGTGGCTGCGGTGGCTGCCCGAGCCCGAGGCGCTGCCCCTGCGCTGCCTCATGCTGGCGCTGGGCATCCTGGCGATCGCCGGCGCCACCGCACTCTACATCGGCGCCCGGCTGGGGCCGGGCCCGCGCGACGGCCTCATGGTCGGCCTGGCCGAGCGCACGCCCTTCTCCCTGCGCCTGGCGCGCACCGCCATCGAGGTCGCCGTGGTGGCCGTCGGCGTGCTGATGGGCGGCACCCTGGGCGTGGGCACGCTGCTGTTCGCCCTGGTGATCGGTCCGCTCACCCAGGCGCTGATGCCGCTGGGCGCGGTGCCCGACCCCGCGCCGCCGCGGACCGGCTCCCCCTCCGCCCCCGCCGCCTGA
- a CDS encoding glycoside hydrolase family 15 protein, whose translation MSGLIEDYALIGDMQTAALVGRDGSIDWLCLPHFDSPACFAALLGDEQNGNWWMRPANGEPRATRRRYRQETLILETEWDTPEGTVRVIDFMPPRGGAPHIVRIVEGVAGTVRMQTALRLRFDYGNVVPWIHRSGTELVAIAGPDAVWMSSPVPLEGHNFVHDATFTVSAGQRVPFVMTWHPSQVEESDHLDAEKALSRTERFWRQWVDQCTYEGQYRDAVVRSLITLKALTYRPSGGIVAAPTTSLPEEIGGVRNWDYRYCWLRDATITLEALIRSGYTDEAQAWREWLVRAVAGEPQHMQIMYGVRGERRLAEWEADWLPGYENSRPVRIGNAAVGQYQLDVYGEVMDVLHLARRSGLHGGEHVWGLQRSLVNYLEWCWDEPDEGLWEVRGPRQHFVHSKVMAWVAADRAVRMIEDFGKEGPIERWRALRDTIHAEVCEYGFDSKRNTFTQYYGSKELDAALLLIPEVGFLPYDDPRVIGTIEATREDLMVDGFVMRYRTDREGTADHLPGDEGAFLACSFWMANALLSIGREKEAGELFERLLALRNDVGLLAEEWDVKNNRQVGNFPQAFSHVPLVTTALNLSHHNGHRRGPDPAEGAAGTED comes from the coding sequence GTGTCCGGCCTGATCGAGGATTACGCGCTGATCGGCGACATGCAGACCGCTGCTCTCGTTGGGCGCGACGGCTCCATCGACTGGCTCTGCCTTCCCCACTTCGACTCCCCCGCGTGCTTTGCCGCGCTGCTGGGCGACGAACAGAACGGCAACTGGTGGATGCGCCCGGCCAACGGCGAGCCGCGGGCCACCCGGCGGCGCTACCGCCAGGAGACCCTGATCCTTGAGACGGAATGGGACACCCCTGAGGGCACCGTCCGGGTCATCGACTTCATGCCGCCGCGCGGCGGCGCACCCCACATCGTGCGCATCGTCGAGGGCGTGGCCGGGACCGTGCGCATGCAGACCGCGCTGCGGCTGCGGTTCGACTACGGCAACGTGGTGCCCTGGATCCACCGCAGCGGCACCGAACTGGTGGCCATCGCCGGCCCCGACGCCGTGTGGATGAGCTCGCCGGTGCCGCTGGAGGGCCACAACTTCGTCCACGACGCCACCTTCACGGTGAGCGCCGGCCAGCGCGTCCCCTTCGTCATGACCTGGCACCCCTCCCAGGTCGAGGAGTCCGACCACCTCGACGCCGAGAAAGCGCTGTCTCGCACCGAGCGCTTCTGGCGCCAGTGGGTCGACCAGTGCACCTACGAGGGCCAGTACCGCGACGCCGTGGTCCGCTCCCTGATCACCCTCAAGGCGCTGACCTACCGCCCCAGCGGCGGCATCGTGGCCGCCCCCACCACCTCGCTGCCCGAGGAGATCGGCGGCGTGCGCAACTGGGACTACCGCTACTGCTGGCTGCGCGACGCCACCATCACGCTGGAGGCGCTGATCCGCAGCGGCTACACCGACGAGGCGCAGGCCTGGCGCGAGTGGCTGGTGCGCGCGGTGGCGGGCGAGCCCCAGCACATGCAGATCATGTACGGCGTGCGCGGCGAGCGGCGCCTGGCCGAGTGGGAGGCCGACTGGCTGCCCGGCTACGAGAACTCCCGCCCGGTGCGCATCGGCAACGCCGCGGTCGGCCAGTACCAGCTCGACGTCTACGGCGAGGTCATGGACGTCCTGCACCTGGCGCGGCGCAGCGGCCTGCACGGCGGCGAGCACGTGTGGGGCCTGCAGCGCTCCCTGGTCAACTACCTGGAGTGGTGTTGGGACGAGCCCGACGAGGGCCTGTGGGAGGTCCGCGGCCCGCGCCAGCACTTCGTCCACTCCAAGGTGATGGCCTGGGTGGCGGCCGACCGCGCGGTGCGGATGATCGAGGACTTCGGCAAGGAGGGCCCGATCGAGCGGTGGCGCGCGCTGCGCGACACCATCCACGCCGAGGTCTGCGAGTACGGCTTCGACTCCAAGCGCAACACGTTTACCCAGTACTACGGCAGCAAGGAGCTGGACGCCGCCCTGCTGCTGATCCCCGAGGTCGGGTTCCTGCCCTACGACGACCCCCGCGTCATCGGCACCATCGAAGCGACTCGCGAGGACCTGATGGTCGACGGCTTCGTGATGCGCTACCGCACCGACCGCGAGGGCACCGCCGACCACCTGCCCGGCGACGAGGGCGCCTTCCTGGCGTGCAGCTTCTGGATGGCCAACGCCCTGCTGTCCATCGGGCGCGAGAAGGAGGCCGGCGAGCTGTTCGAGCGGCTGCTGGCGCTGCGCAACGACGTCGGGCTGCTCGCCGAGGAGTGGGACGTCAAGAACAACCGCCAGGTCGGCAACTTCCCCCAGGCGTTCAGCCACGTGCCGCTGGTCACCACCGCCCTGAACCTGTCCCACCACAACGGGCACCGGCGCGGCCCCGACCCCGCCGAGGGCGCCGCGGGCACCGAGGACTGA
- a CDS encoding MgtC/SapB family protein translates to MADFMGSLEGQGWPQLAALAVALVLCSLIGLERELRQKTAGLRTHTLVGVGAALFMVVSKYGFSDVLGDDVMLDPSRVAAQIASGIGFIGAGVIFVRQDIVRGLTTAATIWVAAAVGTAAGGGLWLVATAVTAAHFLVALGYPPLLRLVTRARPATAPVRVSYLDGMGALRTILTEITGRGFDVREVYTERAHPRGAVIDLVVQVRGNGKVDQLAAALSESEGVLSVRTGEPGEEE, encoded by the coding sequence ATGGCGGATTTCATGGGGAGTCTGGAGGGCCAGGGCTGGCCGCAACTGGCGGCCCTGGCCGTCGCGCTGGTGCTGTGCTCGCTGATCGGCCTGGAACGCGAACTGCGGCAGAAGACGGCGGGGCTGCGCACCCACACCCTCGTGGGAGTGGGCGCCGCGCTGTTCATGGTCGTGAGCAAGTACGGCTTCTCCGACGTCCTGGGCGACGACGTCATGCTCGACCCCTCGCGGGTGGCCGCGCAGATCGCCTCGGGCATCGGCTTCATCGGCGCCGGGGTGATCTTCGTGCGCCAGGACATCGTCCGCGGGCTCACGACCGCGGCCACCATCTGGGTGGCGGCGGCCGTGGGCACCGCGGCGGGCGGCGGCCTGTGGCTGGTGGCCACGGCGGTGACCGCGGCGCACTTCCTGGTGGCGCTGGGCTACCCGCCGCTGCTGCGGCTGGTCACCCGCGCCCGCCCGGCCACCGCGCCGGTGCGGGTCTCCTACCTCGACGGCATGGGGGCGCTGCGCACCATCCTCACCGAGATCACCGGGCGCGGGTTCGACGTCCGCGAGGTGTACACCGAGCGGGCCCACCCCCGGGGCGCCGTGATCGACCTGGTCGTCCAGGTGCGCGGCAACGGCAAGGTGGACCAGTTGGCGGCGGCGCTGTCGGAGAGCGAGGGGGTGCTGTCGGTGCGCACGGGCGAGCCGGGCGAGGAGGAGTGA
- a CDS encoding uracil-DNA glycosylase, translated as MSGKPLNEIMDSGWAEALSPVADRISQMGDFLRDEVAAGRTYLPAGENVLRAFQQPFSDVRVLIVGQDPYPTPGHAVGLSFSVAPDCKPPGSLRNIFQEYSDDLGLPMPSSGDLTPWTKRGVLLLNRVLTVAPGRPASHRGKGWEEVTDQAIRALAARDVPMVGILWGRDARSLRPLMPAVPCVESTHPSPMSAKNGFFGSRPFSRANAMLEQQGAEPVDWRLP; from the coding sequence ATGTCAGGCAAACCCTTGAACGAGATCATGGACAGCGGCTGGGCCGAGGCGCTGTCACCGGTGGCCGACCGGATCAGCCAGATGGGCGACTTCCTCCGCGACGAGGTCGCCGCCGGGCGCACCTACCTCCCCGCCGGCGAGAACGTGCTGCGCGCCTTCCAGCAGCCGTTCTCCGACGTGCGGGTGCTGATCGTGGGCCAGGACCCCTACCCCACGCCCGGCCACGCAGTGGGCCTCAGCTTCTCGGTGGCCCCCGACTGCAAGCCGCCCGGCAGCCTGCGCAACATCTTCCAGGAGTACAGCGACGACCTCGGGCTGCCGATGCCCTCCAGCGGCGACCTCACCCCCTGGACCAAGCGCGGGGTGCTGCTGCTCAACCGCGTGCTCACCGTGGCGCCGGGCCGGCCCGCCTCCCACCGCGGCAAGGGCTGGGAGGAGGTCACCGACCAGGCCATCCGCGCGCTGGCCGCCCGCGACGTCCCGATGGTCGGCATCCTGTGGGGCCGCGACGCCCGCAGCCTGCGCCCGCTGATGCCCGCCGTCCCGTGCGTGGAGTCCACCCACCCCAGCCCGATGTCGGCCAAGAACGGCTTCTTCGGGTCGCGGCCGTTCAGCCGCGCCAACGCGATGCTGGAGCAGCAGGGCGCCGAGCCGGTCGACTGGCGACTGCCCTAA
- a CDS encoding NACHT domain-containing protein: MARRLRYADALRLLGRDDSAVLDVGEKLADGGLAALGVPDLFGLRAEMVRIGRRALTGLREKITGVSRMDRTERVAAALEVLVVVSAFEGLGRALEDAGAPLSADGLRLTTAEQWELADELAHPDTRDGISAWLDPESRAVEWMTLAGNLYPALTGSGQGRSEPRPDEEAWERFESACTRHAERHFTELFRQLAADVPEFGVWAAMAEHAATRDRVAEVQTGLGGLRDTLAAMEPRAAADRRRAELAAVYRAALDRPLLRTADLPDGLRLPTLESSYLAPAGRLQVVTTGSAPSSESAWARVPLREDLQTVLAGLLTQPGAVLRPIVILGHPGAGKSVLTEMLAARLSAADFLPLRVELRAVRPNAPIHAQIEEGLAATLHTSVEWRDLADAAEGALPVVILDGFDELLQATGVNRSDYLEQVQEFQDRQRTIGNPVAVIVTSRTVVADRARFPALTPVLRLEPFDDRRVARMVGIWNGANGAALRARGLVPLSPEAVLRFRELAEQPLLLLMLLVYDSADNALARSEAGLSRSALYEQLLTMFAEREVRKHHAYLAPAELERAVEDELHRLEVVALAMFARLRQYVTAAELDQDLAVLMPDAGVRPADPGLHGALSDAHQVLGRFFFVHESQARTDAHNASVYEFLHATFGEYLVARAVTAELAELLEARRFAARRHRGAPPLDDGLFYALTSFALLAGTRPMVEFTQEMLDRRIAGDDAERAAYRELLVELFREAPYPAAGRSYTAYQPRRMPVTERQASYTANLALLVTRVCPEGIELSELLGTDRGWLYEWGGLASQWRRLPNSQWHGQVDAIRLRHLDFDGPAPRSVLTREDHGPVNVGECVGFELVSESREPISVRNPYGVVLPYQSLTSTLLRSSAMRVQGSVGRMVIVLLPYLAHVGDELATWLAGPHGGQPWSEAHDILELRLGPPRPATENEARRRLRCYRRLLTGARLDGSHVLVLRQAVEDLSQLSDGESEQGGSYGDTLRRTVRFALSQFEGLSPEVAAAPGALERVLHRLTREDPKTEAGLGSPQEVLDRLRASGSSDPAQGWAGRVRLRAEGSDQVGPSPADAGPATGAGGAVMSSAGPAPAQQGPRPETHPFDPPYGHSGSGAGVPG, translated from the coding sequence ATGGCACGCCGCCTCCGCTACGCCGACGCGCTCCGCCTCCTGGGCCGCGACGACTCCGCCGTGCTCGACGTCGGCGAGAAGCTGGCCGACGGCGGCCTGGCCGCGCTGGGCGTGCCCGACCTGTTCGGGCTGCGGGCCGAGATGGTGCGCATCGGCCGCCGGGCCCTCACCGGGCTGCGGGAGAAGATCACCGGGGTGAGCCGCATGGACCGCACCGAGCGCGTGGCGGCCGCGCTGGAGGTCCTGGTGGTGGTGTCGGCCTTCGAGGGCCTCGGCCGGGCGCTGGAGGACGCCGGGGCCCCGCTGTCGGCCGACGGCCTCCGGCTGACGACCGCCGAGCAGTGGGAGCTGGCCGACGAACTCGCCCACCCCGACACCCGCGACGGCATCTCGGCGTGGCTGGACCCCGAGAGCCGGGCGGTGGAGTGGATGACGCTGGCGGGCAACCTGTATCCCGCGCTGACCGGGAGCGGGCAGGGGCGGTCGGAGCCGCGCCCCGACGAGGAGGCGTGGGAGCGCTTCGAGTCGGCGTGCACCCGCCACGCCGAGCGCCACTTCACCGAGCTGTTCCGCCAGTTGGCCGCCGACGTCCCCGAGTTCGGGGTGTGGGCGGCCATGGCCGAGCACGCGGCCACCCGCGACCGGGTCGCCGAGGTCCAGACCGGGCTGGGCGGCCTGCGCGACACGCTCGCCGCGATGGAGCCGCGCGCGGCGGCCGACCGCCGCCGCGCCGAACTCGCCGCCGTGTACCGGGCGGCGCTGGACCGGCCGCTGCTGCGCACGGCCGACCTGCCCGACGGCCTGCGGCTGCCCACCCTGGAGTCGTCCTACCTGGCTCCGGCGGGGCGGCTGCAGGTGGTCACCACGGGGTCGGCGCCGTCCTCGGAGTCGGCGTGGGCCCGCGTTCCGCTGCGGGAGGACCTGCAGACGGTCCTGGCCGGGCTGCTCACCCAGCCGGGGGCGGTGCTGCGGCCGATCGTCATCCTGGGCCACCCGGGCGCGGGCAAGTCCGTGCTCACCGAGATGCTGGCCGCCCGGCTGTCGGCGGCCGACTTCCTGCCGCTGCGGGTCGAACTGCGGGCGGTACGGCCCAACGCCCCCATCCACGCCCAGATCGAGGAGGGCCTGGCGGCGACCCTGCACACCTCGGTGGAGTGGCGCGACCTCGCCGACGCGGCCGAGGGCGCGCTCCCGGTGGTGATCCTCGACGGGTTCGACGAACTGCTCCAGGCCACCGGGGTCAACCGGTCGGACTACCTGGAGCAGGTGCAGGAGTTCCAGGACCGCCAGCGCACCATCGGGAATCCGGTGGCGGTCATCGTCACCAGCAGGACGGTGGTGGCCGACCGGGCACGCTTCCCCGCCCTCACCCCGGTCCTGCGGCTGGAGCCGTTCGACGACCGGCGCGTGGCCCGCATGGTGGGGATCTGGAACGGCGCCAACGGCGCGGCCCTGCGGGCGCGCGGGCTGGTGCCCCTCTCCCCCGAGGCGGTCCTGCGGTTCCGGGAGCTCGCCGAGCAGCCGCTGCTGCTGCTCATGCTGCTGGTCTACGATTCGGCCGACAACGCGCTGGCGCGGTCGGAGGCGGGGCTGTCGCGCAGCGCCCTCTACGAGCAGCTGCTGACCATGTTCGCCGAGCGCGAGGTCCGCAAGCACCACGCGTACCTGGCTCCGGCCGAACTGGAGCGCGCGGTCGAGGACGAACTGCACCGCCTGGAGGTCGTGGCGCTGGCCATGTTCGCGCGGCTGCGCCAGTACGTGACAGCGGCCGAACTGGACCAGGACCTCGCGGTGCTGATGCCCGACGCCGGGGTGCGCCCGGCCGACCCCGGGCTGCACGGCGCCCTCAGCGACGCCCACCAGGTGCTGGGGCGGTTCTTCTTCGTGCACGAGTCCCAGGCCCGGACCGACGCGCACAACGCGAGCGTGTACGAGTTCCTGCACGCCACGTTCGGCGAGTACCTGGTGGCGCGGGCGGTCACCGCCGAGCTCGCCGAGCTGCTGGAGGCCCGCCGGTTCGCCGCGCGCCGCCACCGGGGCGCGCCGCCGCTGGACGACGGCCTGTTCTACGCGCTCACCTCGTTCGCGCTGCTGGCGGGCACCCGGCCGATGGTGGAGTTCACCCAGGAGATGCTCGACCGGCGGATCGCGGGCGACGACGCGGAGCGGGCGGCCTACCGGGAGCTGCTGGTGGAGCTGTTCCGCGAGGCGCCCTACCCGGCGGCCGGCCGCTCCTACACCGCCTACCAGCCGCGCCGGATGCCGGTCACCGAGCGCCAGGCGTCCTACACCGCCAACCTCGCCCTGCTCGTCACGCGGGTGTGCCCGGAGGGGATCGAGCTGAGCGAACTGCTGGGCACCGACCGGGGCTGGCTCTACGAGTGGGGCGGGCTCGCCTCGCAGTGGCGCCGGCTGCCGAACTCTCAGTGGCACGGCCAGGTCGACGCGATCCGGCTGCGCCATCTGGACTTCGACGGCCCCGCGCCGCGCAGTGTGCTGACGCGGGAGGACCACGGACCCGTGAACGTCGGCGAATGCGTCGGCTTCGAACTGGTCTCGGAATCCCGCGAGCCGATCTCGGTCCGCAATCCCTACGGCGTCGTCCTGCCCTACCAGTCGCTGACGTCGACCCTGCTGCGGTCCAGCGCGATGCGCGTCCAAGGGTCGGTGGGCCGCATGGTGATCGTGCTGCTGCCTTACCTGGCACACGTCGGCGACGAACTGGCGACCTGGCTGGCGGGTCCGCATGGCGGGCAACCGTGGTCGGAGGCGCACGACATCCTGGAGTTGCGCCTGGGCCCGCCCCGGCCCGCCACTGAGAACGAGGCGCGCCGGCGGCTGCGGTGCTATCGGCGGCTGCTGACCGGCGCGCGGCTTGACGGCTCCCATGTGCTGGTGCTGCGGCAGGCCGTGGAGGACCTCTCGCAGCTCAGCGACGGGGAGTCGGAGCAGGGCGGTTCCTACGGGGACACCCTGCGGCGAACCGTGCGCTTTGCCCTCTCCCAGTTCGAAGGGCTCTCCCCCGAGGTCGCCGCCGCGCCCGGAGCGCTGGAGCGGGTGCTCCACCGGCTCACCCGCGAGGACCCGAAGACGGAAGCGGGCCTGGGGTCGCCGCAGGAGGTACTGGACCGGCTGCGCGCCTCCGGCTCCTCTGACCCCGCCCAGGGGTGGGCCGGACGCGTCCGCCTCCGCGCCGAGGGCTCCGACCAGGTCGGTCCCTCCCCCGCCGACGCGGGCCCCGCCACCGGGGCCGGCGGGGCCGTGATGTCGTCGGCGGGGCCGGCACCGGCTCAGCAGGGCCCCCGGCCCGAGACCCATCCCTTCGACCCGCCCTACGGCCACAGCGGCTCCGGGGCGGGCGTACCCGGCTGA
- a CDS encoding SIR2 family NAD-dependent protein deacylase has protein sequence MTAAARPADIAPLLAGADRLTVLTGAGISTDSGIPDFRGPQGVWTRDPGSAALFDFDVYMSDADVRRRVWRMRRDHPAWTARPNAAHRALADLDRAGRLRALITQNIDGLHQAAGTDDHYVIEVHGTIHWVVCMGCGALTPTPEVLARLEEESDPRCVICGGIQKADTISFGQRLKTDVLERAVDAAATCDVFVAIGTSLAVHPVAGLCDIALDGGIPLVVVNAEETPYDDRATAVLRDPIGEVVPALAAYALGAAR, from the coding sequence ATGACCGCAGCCGCCCGTCCCGCCGACATCGCGCCGCTCCTGGCCGGAGCCGACCGGCTGACCGTGCTGACCGGCGCGGGGATCTCCACCGACTCCGGAATCCCCGACTTCCGCGGCCCCCAGGGCGTGTGGACCCGCGACCCCGGCTCCGCCGCCCTGTTCGACTTCGACGTCTACATGTCCGACGCCGACGTCCGCCGCCGGGTGTGGCGCATGCGCCGCGACCACCCCGCCTGGACCGCGCGCCCCAACGCCGCGCACCGGGCCCTGGCCGACCTCGACCGCGCCGGGCGGCTGCGCGCCCTGATCACCCAGAACATCGACGGCCTCCACCAGGCCGCCGGCACCGACGACCACTACGTCATCGAGGTCCACGGCACCATCCACTGGGTGGTGTGCATGGGCTGCGGCGCCCTCACCCCCACGCCCGAGGTGCTGGCCCGGCTGGAGGAGGAGTCCGACCCCCGCTGCGTCATCTGCGGGGGCATCCAGAAGGCCGACACCATCTCCTTCGGCCAGCGCCTCAAGACCGACGTGCTGGAGCGCGCCGTGGACGCCGCCGCCACCTGCGACGTGTTCGTCGCCATCGGCACCTCGCTTGCGGTGCACCCGGTGGCGGGCCTGTGCGACATCGCCCTGGACGGCGGGATCCCGCTGGTCGTCGTCAACGCCGAGGAGACCCCCTACGACGACCGCGCCACGGCGGTGCTGCGCGACCCCATCGGCGAGGTCGTGCCCGCGCTGGCCGCCTACGCGCTGGGAGCCGCGCGCTAG
- a CDS encoding sulfotransferase, translating into MKQPPYILVVNGTKVHRPVFVLGAPHSGVDLIAHALDRAPGFHIGSGHPSVLDSVYALARRPSMAEDRASGTASLLRAAFAESWQLTPLTCPMCPGGPVPAREAAAPCRHAAETARYGDASPDLLYCATALSAAFDDAAFVQIIRDGRDVVADMLADERALAWFRPALANLEHELPNPFFGIETEEERAEYPRLSNAAKCALRWRGAVRLSARLRGALGPDRLMTLRYEDVFGGEVEAAEQLREFTGARVSALELVREDSGVGTWRKRLGVEEREAVRTVAGAELSRLGYAKGH; encoded by the coding sequence ATGAAACAGCCGCCCTACATTCTCGTCGTGAACGGGACGAAGGTCCACCGACCGGTGTTCGTCCTGGGCGCCCCGCACTCGGGTGTTGACCTGATCGCCCACGCGCTGGACCGCGCCCCCGGGTTCCACATCGGATCGGGCCACCCCTCGGTGCTGGACTCGGTCTACGCGCTGGCCCGGCGGCCCTCGATGGCCGAGGACCGCGCCTCGGGCACGGCGAGCCTGCTGCGGGCGGCGTTCGCGGAGTCGTGGCAGCTCACCCCCCTCACCTGCCCCATGTGCCCCGGCGGCCCCGTGCCGGCGCGCGAGGCCGCGGCCCCGTGCCGGCACGCCGCCGAGACCGCGCGCTACGGCGACGCCAGCCCCGACCTGCTCTACTGCGCCACCGCGCTCAGCGCGGCGTTCGACGACGCGGCGTTCGTGCAGATCATCCGGGACGGCCGCGACGTGGTGGCGGACATGCTCGCCGACGAGCGCGCGCTGGCGTGGTTCCGGCCCGCCCTGGCCAACCTCGAACACGAACTGCCCAACCCGTTCTTCGGTATCGAGACCGAGGAGGAGCGCGCGGAGTACCCGAGGCTGTCCAACGCCGCCAAGTGCGCGCTGCGCTGGCGCGGGGCGGTGCGGCTGTCGGCGCGGCTGCGCGGCGCGCTGGGCCCCGACCGGCTGATGACCCTGCGCTATGAGGACGTGTTCGGCGGCGAGGTGGAGGCGGCCGAGCAGCTGCGGGAGTTCACCGGGGCGCGGGTGTCGGCCCTGGAGCTGGTGCGCGAGGACTCGGGCGTGGGCACGTGGCGCAAGCGGCTGGGCGTGGAGGAGCGCGAGGCGGTGCGGACGGTAGCGGGCGCCGAGCTGTCGCGGCTGGGCTACGCCAAGGGGCACTAG